From a region of the Bradyrhizobium sp. KBS0727 genome:
- a CDS encoding type III PLP-dependent enzyme: MTERIQEFLRNRRSEGQDTEPCLVVDLEVVRDNYQTFSKALPDSRVFYAVKANPSPEVLSLLASMGSCFDTATVAEIEMALAAGATPDRISYGNTIKKERDIARAFALGIRLFAVDCAAEVEKIARAAPGAKVFCRILYDCAGAEWPLSRKFGCDPEMAVEVLDLAKRLGLEPCGISFHVGSQQRKVKAWDRALSMASTVFRDCAERGINLSMVNMGGGFPTKYLKDVPPVVQYGRSIFRALRKHFGNQIPETIIEPGRGMVGNAGIIETEVVLISRKSDEDEVRWVYLDIGKFGGLAETMDESIRYAIRTPHDGAEMTPCVLAGPTCDSADVLYEKMPYPLPVTLEIGDKLLIEGTGAYTSTYSSVAFNGIPPLRTYHI, translated from the coding sequence ATGACCGAACGTATTCAGGAATTCCTGCGCAACCGCCGCAGCGAGGGCCAGGACACCGAGCCGTGCCTCGTGGTCGACCTCGAAGTCGTGCGCGACAACTACCAGACCTTCTCGAAGGCCTTGCCGGACAGCCGCGTGTTCTACGCGGTGAAGGCAAATCCGTCGCCGGAAGTGCTGTCGCTCCTGGCCTCGATGGGCTCGTGCTTCGACACCGCGACGGTTGCCGAAATCGAAATGGCGCTGGCCGCAGGTGCGACGCCGGACCGCATCTCCTATGGCAATACGATCAAGAAGGAGCGCGACATCGCGCGCGCCTTCGCGCTCGGCATTCGCCTGTTCGCGGTCGACTGCGCCGCCGAAGTCGAAAAGATCGCCCGTGCCGCCCCCGGCGCCAAGGTGTTCTGCCGCATTCTCTATGATTGCGCAGGCGCCGAATGGCCGCTGTCGCGCAAGTTCGGTTGCGATCCGGAGATGGCGGTCGAGGTGCTCGACCTCGCCAAGCGCCTGGGCCTGGAGCCGTGCGGGATCTCGTTCCACGTCGGCTCGCAGCAGCGCAAGGTGAAGGCGTGGGACCGTGCGCTGTCGATGGCCTCGACGGTGTTCCGTGACTGCGCGGAGCGCGGAATCAACCTGTCCATGGTCAACATGGGCGGCGGATTCCCGACCAAGTACCTCAAGGACGTTCCTCCGGTCGTGCAATACGGCCGGTCGATCTTCCGTGCGCTGCGCAAGCATTTCGGCAACCAGATCCCGGAAACCATCATCGAACCGGGACGCGGCATGGTCGGCAATGCCGGCATCATCGAGACCGAAGTCGTCCTGATCTCCAGGAAGAGCGACGAGGACGAGGTGCGCTGGGTGTATCTCGACATCGGCAAGTTCGGCGGCCTCGCCGAGACGATGGACGAGTCGATCCGTTACGCCATCCGCACGCCGCATGACGGCGCGGAGATGACGCCGTGCGTGCTCGCAGGCCCGACCTGCGATAGCGCCGACGTGCTGTACGAGAAGATGCCGTATCCGCTCCCGGTGACGCTCGAGATCGGCGACAAGCTGCTGATCGAAGGCACCGGGGCCTATACCTCGACCTACTCGTCGGTGGCGTTCAACGGCATCCCGCCGCTGCGGACCTACCACATCTGA